In the genome of Nitrospira japonica, one region contains:
- a CDS encoding phosphatase PAP2 family protein, with protein sequence MSWDEALFRAVNGLAGRSGILDWLALSLSSPDLLWGPAVILGGYWLWLSRQEMIIAAPLLGGVIGVADFLGARIKGLVARPRPCVALPDIHQIETCGKAFGFPSNHAINTAAAAAFLHVLYPRSAWISWPLVAVIGLARVFIGAHYLTDVLGGWLLGGLFGAATAWALLQWPRFRRRPLPSTPSVGVVAKQ encoded by the coding sequence GTGAGTTGGGATGAAGCTCTTTTCCGCGCCGTCAACGGCCTTGCCGGGCGGTCAGGTATCCTGGACTGGCTGGCGCTCTCACTGTCCTCCCCCGACCTCCTCTGGGGCCCTGCCGTCATCCTGGGGGGGTACTGGCTGTGGCTGTCCCGGCAGGAAATGATCATCGCCGCTCCTCTCTTGGGCGGCGTGATCGGGGTCGCCGATTTTCTAGGTGCCCGTATTAAGGGGTTGGTGGCCCGGCCGCGGCCTTGTGTTGCGCTGCCGGACATTCACCAGATCGAGACCTGCGGGAAAGCCTTCGGGTTTCCCTCCAATCATGCAATCAACACCGCAGCGGCGGCCGCCTTCCTCCATGTGCTATACCCGCGATCGGCCTGGATCAGCTGGCCCCTTGTGGCGGTGATCGGGCTGGCCCGCGTCTTCATCGGCGCCCACTACCTGACGGACGTACTGGGCGGCTGGCTGTTGGGCGGCCTGTTCGGGGCGGCGACGGCTTGGGCGCTGCTTCAATGGCCGAGATTCCGCCGCCGTCCGCTTCCTTCCACCCCCTCCGTCGGTGTTGTCGCGAAACAGTGA
- a CDS encoding ArnT family glycosyltransferase: MTWLATVLPTGGDRLRRALVVVVLFSILSKLMLGALVFSLNPDGIFESSDAHEYHQLALNMARYGTFSRSVNPPLDPEIIRTPAYPLLLAGLYQVVGIRPHAVIPVQIALSVVTLLAGFRIACLLFGPRAGLLTAVFLALDPVSMYYSQVMLTETLFGTALTLCLLGMVQAIRIPSPRYPSWAGVCLAAATYIRPTGYYLGLLLPMVLFLAIQRSGGWRRALASAALMGIIFFVLVGGWQVRNYVATGSTAFSQAKNQYLLIAKAAAIVAMRDGVSLQEAQQRLADEHAASLPPKFFPASQALLLESQGQFAQSVIAAHPVLLVVTTSRGMAANLLGPSNMAHLLGSDNVALRDAFLQRDFARFPPSYWMAALSSWTVGVLFLGIVYGGVVLLFKRKGFRNGDIALLVLTAVYVILVSSGPEAYSRFRMPIMPILCVLAAGGYLCRGVIELGECDDIPRGALERAVDAGHAARRLS; encoded by the coding sequence GTGACATGGCTTGCTACAGTCCTGCCGACCGGAGGCGACCGCCTGCGGCGGGCATTGGTAGTGGTCGTCCTGTTCAGCATACTCAGCAAGCTCATGCTGGGGGCACTGGTCTTCAGCCTCAATCCTGACGGCATCTTCGAGAGTTCCGATGCCCACGAATATCATCAGCTCGCGCTCAATATGGCGCGGTATGGGACCTTTTCGCGGTCGGTGAATCCTCCACTCGACCCCGAAATCATACGGACACCGGCCTATCCGCTGCTGCTTGCCGGGCTGTACCAGGTCGTGGGCATTCGTCCTCACGCCGTCATCCCCGTCCAAATTGCATTGAGCGTGGTGACCCTGCTCGCAGGTTTTCGGATCGCCTGCCTGCTCTTCGGTCCCAGGGCGGGCCTTCTCACGGCGGTCTTCCTCGCCTTGGACCCCGTCTCGATGTATTACTCGCAGGTCATGCTGACAGAAACTCTGTTCGGGACGGCCCTTACGCTCTGTCTCCTCGGTATGGTGCAGGCGATCAGAATTCCGTCGCCTCGATATCCGTCATGGGCAGGCGTCTGCCTGGCGGCGGCGACCTATATCCGTCCGACCGGCTACTATCTTGGACTCCTGTTGCCGATGGTGCTCTTTCTGGCGATTCAGCGGTCCGGTGGATGGCGCCGGGCGCTCGCATCCGCCGCACTCATGGGCATCATATTCTTTGTGCTGGTCGGGGGGTGGCAAGTCCGCAACTATGTCGCCACCGGTTCGACGGCGTTCAGCCAAGCCAAGAACCAATACCTCCTCATCGCAAAGGCTGCGGCCATCGTTGCCATGCGCGACGGCGTCTCCCTTCAGGAAGCCCAGCAGCGATTGGCGGATGAGCACGCAGCGTCTCTGCCGCCGAAATTTTTCCCTGCCTCGCAGGCTCTCCTGTTGGAAAGTCAGGGACAATTTGCGCAGTCCGTCATCGCCGCGCATCCGGTCCTTCTAGTGGTGACGACATCGCGCGGTATGGCGGCGAATCTCTTGGGACCGTCGAACATGGCACACTTGCTCGGGTCGGACAATGTGGCGCTCCGCGACGCCTTCCTTCAGCGAGACTTCGCACGCTTCCCTCCGAGCTATTGGATGGCGGCTCTCTCGTCTTGGACCGTGGGAGTGCTGTTTCTCGGGATTGTGTATGGCGGCGTGGTGCTGCTGTTCAAGCGAAAGGGGTTCAGGAACGGAGACATCGCGTTGTTGGTCCTGACCGCCGTCTATGTGATCCTGGTGAGCAGCGGACCGGAAGCCTACAGTCGTTTTCGGATGCCGATCATGCCGATCCTATGCGTGCTGGCGGCGGGAGGCTATCTGTGCCGGGGCGTGATCGAACTCGGTGAATGCGACGACATTCCTCGGGGCGCACTGGAACGGGCGGTTGATGCCGGACACGCGGCGAGGCGTCTCTCATAA
- a CDS encoding energy transducer TonB family protein yields MKILTRVAMLNVVALLICTLPVSAFAVASDEATHQSDHQEDVLELPEVHVHGLSLNKDQQLGPVPKSTPWPRIPPALEGTILDDWMKARVLVSKAAKTTVIVLEPAKHRELTQAGIAALNKWTFDPQMKGDDPVDGELTVRIHFRTR; encoded by the coding sequence ATGAAAATTCTGACTCGTGTCGCCATGCTTAACGTGGTTGCCCTCCTCATCTGCACACTGCCAGTCTCCGCGTTCGCGGTGGCCAGTGACGAGGCTACCCATCAGAGCGATCACCAGGAAGACGTGTTGGAATTGCCGGAAGTCCATGTGCATGGGCTGTCGCTCAACAAGGACCAGCAACTTGGGCCGGTGCCAAAATCCACGCCCTGGCCCCGGATTCCTCCCGCGCTCGAAGGCACCATTCTCGATGACTGGATGAAAGCCCGGGTGTTGGTTTCCAAGGCTGCCAAGACCACGGTAATCGTATTGGAGCCCGCCAAGCATCGGGAGCTGACACAGGCCGGCATCGCCGCACTCAACAAGTGGACATTCGATCCGCAGATGAAGGGTGATGATCCTGTCGACGGCGAATTGACGGTCCGTATTCACTTTCGGACCCGCTGA
- a CDS encoding CobW family GTP-binding protein — MTSSPVPFYLLCGSLGAGKTTLLMRLLEHWKSAGKRAGVLMNEAGEVSIDGPRAGTIAEQVMNLAGGCVCCDTKEDLSWGIAQLVHDHASDLIVLECSGLADPVEVVDAVTDLYTSRLATLERVIALLHPVAGEESHSSRFVTTQAIRCADELILNKRDLYVPGHWEQFKESIVRNNPFARLWETSHARIDPDALLAPRTSIKPSHTNVVFGTARPPGEQVRARYHPIATTVRLPGPVNRGRLLDWAKTLPKDLERAKGFFRFLGDHNLQELQYAPPASATVTPIMLLDEPNHAVVMIGRNYDVDRCVDGLLACIEQPATS; from the coding sequence ATGACCTCTTCTCCTGTGCCGTTTTATCTGCTGTGCGGGTCCCTGGGAGCGGGCAAGACCACGCTTCTGATGCGGCTGCTCGAACATTGGAAGTCGGCCGGGAAACGGGCGGGTGTCCTCATGAACGAGGCCGGCGAGGTCAGTATCGACGGTCCGCGTGCCGGCACCATCGCCGAACAGGTGATGAACCTGGCGGGTGGATGCGTCTGCTGCGATACGAAGGAAGACCTCTCGTGGGGTATTGCGCAGCTGGTTCACGATCATGCATCGGACTTGATCGTCCTGGAATGCTCCGGTTTGGCGGATCCGGTCGAAGTCGTGGACGCCGTCACCGATCTGTACACGTCGCGGCTCGCCACGCTCGAACGGGTCATCGCGCTGCTCCATCCGGTCGCCGGAGAGGAAAGCCACTCCAGCCGATTCGTCACCACCCAGGCCATCCGGTGCGCGGACGAGTTGATTCTGAACAAGCGCGACCTGTATGTCCCCGGGCATTGGGAACAGTTCAAAGAATCGATCGTCCGGAACAATCCGTTCGCCCGGCTCTGGGAAACCAGCCATGCCCGAATCGATCCGGACGCGCTCCTGGCGCCCCGCACGTCCATCAAGCCGTCCCACACCAACGTAGTCTTCGGTACAGCACGGCCGCCTGGCGAACAGGTGCGTGCGCGCTATCATCCCATCGCGACCACCGTGCGTCTTCCCGGTCCCGTCAACCGCGGGCGCCTGTTGGATTGGGCGAAGACTCTGCCCAAGGACTTGGAGCGGGCGAAAGGATTCTTCCGCTTTCTCGGAGACCACAACCTGCAGGAATTACAGTATGCGCCGCCGGCGTCCGCCACCGTCACACCGATCATGTTGCTGGACGAACCAAATCACGCCGTCGTGATGATCGGACGCAACTACGACGTGGACCGCTGCGTCGACGGTCTCCTGGCCTGCATCGAACAGCCGGCAACGAGCTAA
- a CDS encoding B12-binding domain-containing radical SAM protein — protein sequence MIDHVCLIIPPSLFLLDERVFMSLGILKVAAVLEQEGVTVELLDLSGVSNYEEALAAHLEISPAQCFGLTATTPQMPAATSIHRTIRRLRPTARIILGGPHATLVCAAAKHERKRSVIGRAARAVKQLTGMFDVLVAGDGEFAVLEALQEAPAGIIDGDDPRSQRFLTHAALERLPFPARHLVDVSSYRFSIDGTRALSMIAQLGCPFGCGFCGGRTSPSLRRIRTRSPEHIVNEMVHLYQAYGVTGFMLYDDELNVNPKMVSLMSLIANTQQRLGIEFRLRGFIKAELFTDEQAGAMYEAGFRWILVGFESAHPRILDNIQKQATREENARCMDIARRHHLKVKALMSLGHPGESEETVQATRDWLVETGPDDFDATVITTYPGTPYFDEAVETSPGTWTYTCRGSQDRLHSVEVDYRHVAEYYKGAPGNYTAFVYTDYLTSGRLVELRDELETDVRAKLALPFNPADPGLRYEHSMGQGSLPPFILRASSPSTMRAGNRTLRILPSR from the coding sequence ATGATCGATCACGTCTGCCTTATCATTCCGCCCTCGCTGTTCCTCCTGGACGAGCGCGTCTTCATGAGCCTAGGAATTCTGAAGGTCGCCGCGGTGCTCGAGCAGGAAGGCGTCACCGTGGAACTACTGGACCTGTCCGGGGTATCCAATTACGAGGAGGCGCTCGCGGCCCATCTCGAGATCAGCCCCGCACAATGTTTCGGTCTCACCGCGACGACCCCGCAGATGCCGGCGGCCACGAGCATCCATCGCACCATCCGCCGGCTGCGCCCGACCGCACGGATTATCCTGGGAGGACCGCATGCGACCCTCGTCTGTGCGGCGGCAAAGCATGAACGCAAGCGGAGCGTCATCGGACGTGCGGCACGAGCGGTCAAACAATTGACCGGTATGTTCGACGTCCTCGTGGCCGGAGATGGAGAATTCGCCGTCTTGGAAGCTTTGCAGGAGGCCCCTGCCGGTATCATCGACGGTGATGATCCCAGGTCTCAGCGATTTTTGACTCATGCCGCTCTCGAGCGCCTGCCCTTTCCGGCTCGCCATCTGGTCGACGTTTCGTCCTACCGGTTCAGCATCGACGGCACACGAGCCCTCTCCATGATCGCCCAGTTGGGGTGCCCGTTCGGCTGCGGATTTTGCGGAGGGCGAACGAGTCCGTCGCTGCGCCGGATCAGGACACGATCGCCGGAACACATCGTCAACGAGATGGTGCATCTGTACCAGGCATACGGCGTGACCGGATTCATGCTGTACGACGACGAACTCAACGTGAATCCCAAGATGGTTTCGCTCATGAGCTTGATCGCCAATACCCAGCAGCGATTGGGAATCGAGTTTCGCCTTCGCGGATTCATCAAGGCCGAGCTGTTCACGGACGAACAGGCCGGTGCGATGTACGAAGCGGGTTTCCGATGGATTCTGGTCGGCTTTGAATCCGCTCACCCACGGATCCTGGACAATATCCAGAAGCAGGCCACGCGTGAAGAAAACGCCCGGTGCATGGACATCGCCCGGCGGCATCACTTGAAGGTCAAGGCGTTGATGTCGCTGGGCCATCCCGGCGAATCAGAGGAAACGGTCCAGGCGACGCGCGACTGGCTCGTCGAAACCGGTCCCGACGACTTCGACGCGACCGTGATCACGACCTATCCGGGGACGCCCTACTTCGACGAAGCGGTCGAAACGTCCCCCGGCACCTGGACCTACACGTGCCGAGGATCACAAGACCGGCTACACAGTGTCGAGGTGGATTACCGTCACGTCGCCGAATACTATAAGGGAGCGCCGGGTAACTATACCGCCTTCGTCTATACCGACTATCTGACGAGCGGTCGGCTGGTCGAGCTGCGTGACGAGCTGGAAACCGACGTGCGCGCGAAACTCGCTCTTCCCTTCAACCCCGCCGATCCCGGTCTTCGCTACGAGCATTCCATGGGACAGGGATCGCTTCCCCCGTTCATCCTGCGGGCATCGAGTCCGTCAACCATGCGGGCGGGAAACCGGACGCTCAGAATTCTGCCGTCACGGTAG
- a CDS encoding TonB-dependent receptor produces MHRIAPVHTCWRACLAISLLGVVSGTWSAASLYAEELSPVRIITGTVQNQDLRRVDQAIVQVRDQEGTVVTQGVTNQAGEFSLTVPEDGLFSISAVQDTYKSEYMVVKVGAEPPAPVTLTLSMTQEIALEIVSPLPAIQYKASSTTYQLSRKEVELLPRGNNNDVYEVLLTIPGVAYGALKQTHIRQDHANQQFRIDGIPIPDTVTGAFADIVPPRAWERSDLILGGMEAQYGNKTALILDITSKSGTKPGFGSVQLFGGSNETVNPSFEYGGVLGEKARFYILNSYVTTNRGIEPPTLGRPSYHNQSEKNNTYLRGDYQHDNRNNFSWIFLGSVAKYEIPTIPGLEANGDVLALLPAGFAPAASQSVNQFQKENNQYSQLVWRHDVNANNFFGLGLYFRRGVADFQTDALNALAYADDVNTAQTASQKRTAYSGGVRLDHTWIPNSQHLVKGGIQIDYSRADNSSQLFAFDTSGGAPAGPVVTREASNTNIQTRQEFWLQDQWSPNEHWTLNLGLRGDAIQGFYNEGQASPRIGVTYKYNPSNVFHAYYGRLFTPPNIEQVAFVNLNTQNTTAAPDDPTGFRPRSERAHYFEVGSYHALNEYATLQVAGYYKLSRYLSDAGQFGSTPLMNFFAFERGWQAGIDGALKVQVGENLTGRGNVSYGQCKGYGLQSGQFLLDQAEIDDINSKGGVFCDHSQFVTSNAMLSYRLWERTTISGQMLYGYGLRTSEEGAKTNSSHEPSYTVYNASITHVVPLPWDNQKMLLGFDLINVFNEQYFYNSGEGSIGLGIAHAGMPRSFFFRAQWFF; encoded by the coding sequence ATGCATCGCATTGCGCCCGTTCATACGTGTTGGCGTGCCTGTCTGGCAATTTCCCTGTTGGGCGTCGTCTCGGGTACCTGGTCTGCAGCATCACTGTATGCGGAAGAGTTGTCGCCTGTTCGAATCATTACCGGTACGGTCCAGAATCAAGATCTGCGTCGAGTGGATCAGGCAATCGTGCAGGTGCGCGATCAAGAAGGAACCGTCGTCACGCAGGGCGTCACGAATCAGGCCGGAGAGTTTTCCCTGACGGTGCCTGAAGACGGCTTGTTCTCGATCAGCGCCGTGCAGGACACCTATAAGAGCGAGTATATGGTGGTGAAGGTCGGCGCCGAGCCGCCCGCTCCGGTGACGCTGACCCTCTCGATGACTCAGGAAATCGCACTGGAAATCGTGTCTCCGTTACCGGCCATCCAGTACAAGGCGTCGAGCACGACATACCAATTGAGCCGGAAAGAGGTGGAACTGTTGCCGCGCGGCAACAACAACGACGTGTACGAAGTGTTATTGACGATTCCCGGTGTCGCGTACGGAGCCCTGAAACAAACGCACATCCGTCAAGATCACGCAAACCAGCAGTTCCGTATCGACGGCATTCCCATACCGGATACGGTGACCGGTGCATTCGCCGACATCGTGCCCCCGCGGGCATGGGAGCGGTCCGACCTCATCTTGGGCGGCATGGAAGCCCAATATGGAAACAAAACCGCCCTCATCCTCGACATCACCAGCAAAAGCGGGACGAAGCCGGGATTCGGGTCGGTGCAGCTGTTCGGAGGGTCCAACGAAACGGTGAACCCGTCGTTCGAATACGGAGGAGTCCTCGGCGAGAAGGCCAGGTTTTATATCCTGAACAGCTATGTGACGACCAACCGAGGAATCGAGCCGCCGACATTAGGGCGGCCCAGCTACCATAACCAGAGCGAGAAGAATAACACCTATCTCCGCGGCGACTATCAGCACGATAATCGAAACAACTTCAGCTGGATTTTTCTCGGTTCGGTGGCGAAATATGAGATTCCGACGATACCCGGCCTTGAAGCGAACGGTGATGTATTGGCGTTACTGCCGGCCGGATTTGCGCCGGCGGCCTCACAGTCCGTCAATCAGTTTCAGAAGGAGAACAATCAGTACAGCCAGCTGGTCTGGCGGCATGACGTGAATGCGAACAACTTCTTCGGTCTGGGGTTGTACTTCCGGCGCGGGGTGGCGGACTTTCAGACCGACGCGTTGAATGCCCTGGCCTATGCAGACGACGTCAATACTGCGCAGACGGCCAGCCAGAAACGCACGGCGTACTCGGGTGGTGTACGTCTGGACCATACCTGGATTCCGAACAGCCAGCATTTGGTGAAAGGCGGGATTCAGATCGACTACAGCCGGGCGGACAATTCCTCTCAGCTGTTCGCCTTCGACACGAGCGGAGGCGCACCGGCCGGTCCGGTCGTCACCCGGGAAGCTTCCAATACGAATATTCAGACCAGACAGGAGTTCTGGCTTCAGGACCAGTGGAGCCCAAACGAGCACTGGACATTGAATCTGGGTCTGCGCGGCGATGCGATTCAAGGATTCTATAACGAAGGTCAGGCCAGCCCGCGTATCGGCGTCACGTACAAATACAACCCGTCAAACGTCTTTCATGCCTATTACGGCCGGCTCTTCACCCCGCCGAATATCGAACAGGTTGCCTTTGTCAATCTCAACACGCAGAACACCACGGCGGCACCGGATGATCCGACCGGGTTTCGGCCAAGATCCGAGCGGGCGCACTATTTCGAGGTCGGGAGCTACCACGCCCTCAATGAGTATGCCACGCTGCAGGTTGCAGGATACTACAAGCTGTCCCGATATCTGTCGGATGCGGGGCAGTTCGGCTCCACCCCCTTGATGAATTTTTTCGCGTTCGAACGGGGATGGCAGGCGGGCATTGACGGGGCATTGAAAGTACAGGTCGGCGAGAATCTGACGGGACGCGGAAACGTCTCCTATGGACAGTGTAAAGGCTATGGACTGCAGTCGGGGCAGTTTTTGCTCGATCAGGCGGAGATCGACGACATCAATTCGAAAGGCGGCGTCTTCTGCGACCACTCGCAGTTCGTGACCAGCAACGCCATGCTGAGTTACAGACTGTGGGAGCGGACGACGATCTCCGGCCAGATGTTATACGGGTACGGTCTGAGGACGTCCGAGGAGGGAGCCAAGACGAATTCATCGCATGAGCCGTCCTACACCGTCTATAATGCCTCGATCACCCATGTCGTGCCCTTGCCCTGGGACAACCAGAAGATGTTGTTGGGGTTCGATCTGATCAATGTGTTCAATGAGCAGTACTTCTATAACTCCGGCGAGGGGAGCATCGGCCTCGGGATTGCCCATGCGGGCATGCCGAGGTCGTTCTTCTTCCGAGCCCAATGGTTTTTCTAG
- a CDS encoding glycosyltransferase family 2 protein, giving the protein MLTKGIADTRVMKLSIIIPAFNEAETIEAVVERIRAVDLGNISKEIVVVDDASDDDMPRILDRLTGIQVIRHSVNSGKGAALSTGIRAATGEVVIFQDADLEYAPEDYPAVIEPILNGVCDVVMGSRFLRERPVFWGQHKSPYLNHYIGNLLIQHVTNILYGRRFTDYEGCYKAFLRSHLLDTPIEATGFEFDNELICKLLRKHMRIREVPIRYNPRTYSQGKKITWRHGLIILWTIVKWRFHPLEVTGPAPIGTRRYRSDPSS; this is encoded by the coding sequence ATGCTCACCAAGGGCATCGCCGACACGCGCGTCATGAAGCTATCGATCATCATTCCCGCCTTCAATGAAGCGGAGACCATCGAAGCGGTGGTCGAGCGCATCCGTGCCGTCGACCTCGGGAACATTTCAAAGGAGATCGTCGTCGTCGACGACGCTTCCGACGACGACATGCCCCGGATTCTCGACCGTCTGACCGGAATCCAGGTCATCCGTCACTCAGTCAACTCAGGCAAGGGCGCGGCTCTTTCTACCGGCATCCGAGCCGCCACGGGCGAGGTCGTCATCTTCCAAGACGCCGATCTCGAATACGCTCCCGAGGACTACCCCGCCGTCATCGAACCGATTCTGAACGGCGTGTGCGACGTGGTGATGGGATCGCGCTTTCTCCGAGAGCGACCCGTGTTTTGGGGTCAACACAAGTCACCCTATCTGAATCACTACATCGGAAATCTGTTGATCCAGCATGTGACGAATATCCTGTACGGCAGGCGATTCACGGACTACGAAGGGTGCTACAAGGCATTTCTGCGGTCACATCTGCTGGACACTCCCATTGAAGCCACCGGATTCGAATTCGACAATGAGCTGATCTGCAAACTGTTGAGAAAGCACATGCGCATTCGCGAAGTGCCGATCAGGTACAACCCGCGGACATACTCGCAGGGAAAGAAGATCACCTGGCGTCACGGCCTCATCATCCTATGGACCATCGTGAAATGGCGGTTCCATCCCTTGGAGGTCACGGGGCCGGCGCCTATCGGTACGCGGCGATATAGGTCCGACCCGTCTTCATGA
- a CDS encoding cation diffusion facilitator family transporter, producing the protein MTSLAAYHHLRSRLHLALALNAVVIVGEFAGGWLLNSIALMSDAGHNLVDQGSLFLALYAHLLTSRPATESRTFGYHRAGMIAAFLNSFILLLTAGGILIIGITRLFEPVVVNGAWMMGIATVSFAANLGIALLLQQGAKDDLNIRSAFWHMLADAWVSLGVIVSGGAILLTGWTVLDPLISIFVVAAIVHGSWPIFKESLEVLLESTPPGINASNVTATIESIPGVANVHDLHIWAIEPRLIMLTCHILTEDSMDTTALLKTIRDRITGDFGIKHMTIQLETSCAHPDTVHCNLNTLRDQHSAVASAHVHH; encoded by the coding sequence ATGACGTCCCTGGCCGCCTACCACCATCTACGCTCCCGTCTGCATCTCGCCCTTGCGTTGAACGCCGTCGTCATCGTCGGTGAATTCGCCGGAGGCTGGTTGTTGAACAGCATCGCCCTCATGAGCGACGCGGGCCACAATCTGGTCGACCAGGGATCGCTGTTTCTTGCATTGTATGCGCACCTCCTCACCTCGAGACCCGCCACTGAATCCCGGACCTTCGGCTACCACCGGGCCGGGATGATCGCCGCCTTCCTGAACTCGTTCATCCTGCTGTTGACCGCCGGTGGAATTCTGATCATTGGCATCACGCGTCTGTTCGAACCGGTCGTCGTCAACGGCGCCTGGATGATGGGCATCGCGACCGTCAGTTTCGCCGCCAATCTCGGCATCGCCCTGCTGCTCCAACAAGGCGCCAAGGACGATCTCAACATCCGTAGCGCGTTCTGGCACATGCTGGCCGACGCCTGGGTCTCGCTCGGCGTCATCGTGAGCGGCGGGGCCATCCTGCTCACGGGCTGGACCGTGCTCGATCCTCTCATCAGCATCTTCGTCGTAGCCGCCATCGTTCACGGATCCTGGCCGATCTTCAAGGAATCGCTTGAGGTCCTGCTGGAATCGACACCGCCCGGCATCAACGCCTCGAACGTCACCGCGACGATCGAATCCATCCCGGGTGTGGCGAACGTCCACGACCTTCACATTTGGGCCATCGAACCTCGGCTGATCATGCTCACGTGTCACATTCTGACCGAAGATTCCATGGACACCACGGCGCTGTTGAAGACGATCCGTGATCGGATCACAGGAGACTTTGGGATCAAACATATGACCATTCAGTTGGAGACCAGCTGCGCCCATCCGGATACGGTGCACTGCAATCTCAACACGTTGAGGGACCAGCATTCAGCCGTCGCCTCCGCGCACGTCCACCACTAA
- a CDS encoding 3-deoxy-7-phosphoheptulonate synthase, which translates to MNRPLDNQHVIEIKALPSPRAIKTKLPITDHAGALVVETREAIRRILHGADRDRLVVIVGPCSIHDPDAAYEYADRLKVTADSLRDRLLIVMRTYFEKPRTTIGWKGLINDPHLDGTCDIAVGMELARTILLEINRRGLPCATELLDPISPQYIADLISWTAIGARTTESQTHREMASGVSMPVGFKNGTEGSLQVAVNAMISARTPHHFLGINADGQTSIIKTLGNPDRHIVLRGGGGKTNYDAEHVAKAETAVAGEGIARPIMIDCSHDNSSKDHRRQALVAREVVRQFQEGRSSIMGLMLESNLFPGKQTWQQGKALAHGVSITDACLGWGETEQLLGELADAIVAKPA; encoded by the coding sequence ATGAACCGACCGCTCGATAATCAACACGTCATAGAAATCAAGGCGTTGCCTTCCCCTCGCGCCATCAAGACCAAGCTGCCCATTACCGATCACGCGGGAGCCTTGGTCGTCGAAACTCGCGAGGCGATCCGCCGAATTCTTCATGGCGCTGATCGCGACCGCCTCGTCGTGATCGTCGGGCCTTGCTCGATCCACGACCCTGATGCCGCCTATGAGTATGCCGACCGGTTGAAAGTGACGGCGGACTCCTTGCGCGATCGGCTGCTCATCGTCATGCGCACGTACTTCGAAAAGCCGAGGACGACCATCGGATGGAAAGGGCTGATCAACGATCCCCATCTGGATGGCACCTGCGATATTGCCGTCGGCATGGAATTGGCTCGAACGATCCTCCTCGAGATCAACCGGCGCGGACTTCCCTGCGCGACTGAGCTGCTTGATCCGATCAGCCCGCAATATATCGCCGACCTCATCAGCTGGACCGCGATCGGCGCGAGGACGACCGAGAGTCAGACCCACCGGGAAATGGCCAGTGGAGTCTCCATGCCGGTCGGCTTCAAGAACGGCACGGAAGGAAGCCTGCAGGTGGCGGTGAACGCGATGATCTCGGCGCGCACCCCCCATCATTTCCTGGGAATCAATGCCGACGGGCAGACCTCCATCATCAAGACGTTGGGCAACCCGGACCGGCACATCGTCCTTCGCGGCGGCGGTGGGAAAACGAACTATGACGCCGAGCATGTGGCAAAGGCCGAGACCGCGGTGGCCGGCGAAGGCATCGCGCGCCCCATCATGATCGACTGCTCGCACGACAACTCCAGCAAAGACCACCGGCGACAGGCCCTGGTCGCCCGTGAAGTGGTCCGGCAGTTTCAAGAAGGCCGCTCTTCCATCATGGGCCTGATGCTCGAGAGCAATCTGTTCCCCGGCAAGCAGACATGGCAACAGGGGAAAGCGCTCGCCCACGGTGTCTCCATTACCGACGCCTGTCTTGGATGGGGAGAGACGGAACAGCTGCTTGGGGAACTGGCCGACGCCATCGTGGCCAAGCCGGCCTAG